One genomic window of Oleomonas cavernae includes the following:
- a CDS encoding DMT family transporter — MAPIDIALVLLVNLAWGFNFVAAKVAVNELPPMLLTGLRFCLLGLMLAPLIPRVPRDQIKAVLLVTVFAGILHFGLLFIGLGLVDDVSSAAVAIQLNIPFVTILSVVILKETIRWRRILGIVLAFAGVFVIGFDPRVFSYVDGLLLCVSAAFAMAIAMIIMRRMKGVGVFTLQAWMGLVTGPAMILISLLFETGQVTAIEHATWIGWGGLAFTIFGSSLIGHAGNFRLLQRYPVTLTAPMMLLAPVLGIFFGVTMLGDAFTTRMIIGSAMTLAGVGIIMLREKKILGDAP, encoded by the coding sequence ATGGCCCCGATCGATATCGCTCTCGTCCTGTTGGTGAATCTCGCCTGGGGCTTCAATTTCGTCGCCGCGAAGGTCGCGGTGAACGAGCTGCCGCCGATGCTCCTCACCGGCCTGCGCTTCTGCCTCCTGGGCCTGATGCTGGCGCCGCTGATCCCCAGGGTGCCGCGCGACCAGATCAAGGCGGTCCTGCTGGTCACCGTATTCGCCGGGATCCTGCACTTCGGGCTGCTGTTCATCGGCTTGGGCCTGGTCGACGACGTCTCCTCGGCCGCGGTCGCGATCCAGCTCAACATCCCCTTCGTGACCATTCTCAGTGTCGTCATCCTGAAGGAGACGATCCGCTGGCGCCGCATCCTCGGCATCGTTCTGGCCTTTGCCGGCGTTTTCGTGATCGGCTTCGATCCGCGGGTTTTCAGTTATGTCGACGGGCTGCTGCTGTGCGTCAGCGCGGCTTTCGCCATGGCCATCGCCATGATCATCATGCGCCGGATGAAGGGGGTAGGGGTGTTCACCCTGCAGGCCTGGATGGGCCTGGTCACCGGCCCTGCCATGATCCTGATTTCCCTGCTGTTCGAGACAGGGCAGGTGACGGCAATCGAGCATGCCACCTGGATCGGTTGGGGTGGGCTGGCCTTCACCATTTTCGGCTCGTCCCTGATCGGCCACGCCGGCAATTTCCGCCTGTTGCAGCGCTATCCGGTGACCTTGACCGCGCCGATGATGCTGCTGGCGCCGGTGCTGGGCATCTTCTTCGGCGTCACCATGCTGGGCGACGCCTTCACCACGCGCATGATCATCGGCAGTGCGATGACATTGGCCGGCGTTGGGATCATCATGCTGCGCGAGAAGAAAATCCTCGGCGATGCTCCTTGA
- a CDS encoding glutamine amidotransferase → MTRTCLALRHVAFEDLGLIEQVLADHSITCRYLDIGIDDLSAVDPTADDYMVVLGGPIGAYEDDLYPYLKDEIAFIKRRLEADLPLVGICLGAQLIAAAAGAAVYPGREKEIGWGPVTLTTAGHASPLEALDGVPVLHWHGDTFDLPDGAVRLASTGPTLNQAFALGDKVLAIQFHVEVDAAMVERWLIGHRVELGATKGVSIPALRAETLRVGAAAQAAGHKVITAALAYARLT, encoded by the coding sequence ATGACCCGTACCTGCCTGGCCCTGCGCCACGTCGCCTTCGAGGACCTCGGCCTGATCGAGCAGGTTCTGGCCGATCACAGCATCACCTGCCGCTATCTCGACATCGGCATCGACGATCTCAGCGCCGTCGATCCCACCGCGGACGACTACATGGTCGTGCTGGGCGGGCCGATCGGGGCCTATGAGGACGACCTCTACCCCTATCTCAAGGACGAGATCGCCTTCATCAAGCGCCGCCTGGAGGCGGACCTGCCGCTGGTGGGCATCTGCCTGGGCGCCCAGTTGATCGCCGCCGCGGCCGGCGCCGCGGTCTATCCCGGCCGTGAGAAGGAGATCGGCTGGGGGCCGGTCACCCTGACCACCGCCGGCCACGCCTCGCCGCTCGAAGCCCTCGACGGCGTGCCGGTGCTGCATTGGCACGGCGACACCTTCGACCTGCCCGACGGCGCGGTACGGCTGGCCTCCACCGGGCCGACCCTGAACCAGGCCTTTGCCCTGGGCGACAAGGTGCTGGCCATTCAGTTCCATGTCGAAGTCGACGCGGCGATGGTCGAGCGCTGGCTGATCGGCCACCGGGTCGAACTTGGTGCCACCAAGGGCGTGTCGATCCCGGCGCTGCGGGCGGAGACCCTGCGGGTCGGGGCGGCGGCGCAGGCGGCCGGGCACAAGGTGATCACCGCGGCCCTGGCCTATGCCCGCCTGACCTGA
- a CDS encoding winged helix-turn-helix transcriptional regulator produces the protein MTAAEGVEQAFRILEGRWKLLILFHLFGGKLLRFSELERAIPAISQKMLIQQLRQMEGDGVVRRIVHHQVPPRVEYGLTDWGQALCPALDALLTWAALRENGPDTVT, from the coding sequence GTGACGGCTGCCGAAGGGGTCGAGCAGGCGTTCAGGATTCTCGAAGGCCGGTGGAAGCTACTGATCCTGTTCCATCTGTTCGGCGGCAAGCTGCTGCGCTTCTCCGAGCTGGAGCGGGCGATTCCGGCCATTTCGCAGAAAATGCTGATCCAGCAGCTTCGCCAGATGGAGGGCGATGGCGTCGTCCGGCGGATCGTCCACCATCAGGTGCCGCCCAGGGTCGAGTATGGCCTGACTGACTGGGGCCAGGCGCTGTGCCCGGCCCTCGATGCCTTGCTGACCTGGGCCGCCCTGCGCGAGAATGGGCCGGATACGGTTACTTGA
- a CDS encoding nuclear transport factor 2 family protein, with the protein MPLQLAPAIERYFAAEHTDDPAALARCFAPDATIRDEGHIIEGLAAIAAWKAATKAKYQHTTEPLDAAEQDGRTIVTAKVTGNFPGSPVNLAFAFGLLGGKIVSLEIG; encoded by the coding sequence ATGCCCCTTCAACTCGCGCCCGCCATCGAACGCTACTTTGCCGCCGAGCACACTGATGACCCGGCGGCGCTGGCGCGTTGCTTCGCGCCGGATGCGACCATCCGGGACGAGGGCCATATCATCGAGGGCCTGGCCGCCATCGCGGCATGGAAAGCCGCGACAAAGGCCAAGTACCAGCACACCACCGAGCCGCTCGATGCCGCCGAGCAGGACGGCCGGACCATCGTGACGGCCAAGGTCACCGGCAATTTCCCCGGCAGCCCGGTCAACCTCGCTTTCGCCTTCGGCTTGCTGGGTGGCAAGATCGTCTCGCTGGAGATCGGCTGA
- a CDS encoding peptidoglycan-binding domain-containing protein codes for MDAVAGGRLGPGESGRLVEDLQADLAAFGYGLRVHGRYDDETRAVVGAFQRHWRQARVDGIADLETRGRLARLLRERV; via the coding sequence GTGGATGCCGTGGCCGGCGGCCGCCTGGGCCCCGGCGAATCCGGCCGGCTGGTCGAAGACCTCCAGGCCGATCTCGCCGCCTTCGGCTATGGCCTGCGTGTCCATGGCCGCTATGACGACGAGACCCGGGCCGTGGTCGGCGCCTTCCAGCGCCATTGGCGCCAGGCCCGGGTCGACGGCATTGCCGACCTGGAGACGCGCGGCCGGCTCGCCCGGCTCTTGCGCGAGCGCGTCTAA